The genomic segment TGTTTCAGTTGCATGATTGGAATATATCCATATATTATTGTATTGCAAATGATTTTGTATGGATGCGGTATTCAATTATTGTGTCAAAGTCGTAAATAAACATAGTTAATTCTGTTTAGACGTACCATAAATCTGTAATCTATATACTGAATATATAAAAGCTCCAAGGGATTCTCTCAGGACCATGGCATGCtcctttcttcttctccttttagattttaatttcatatttatttttataataatatttagtaTTTGTTGGTGTTAAAGGCAGTAGCAAGCTGGTTTTAACTTGCTTGATCAGCAAGCCTAGTGGCTTGGGGAAGAAACAAAAGCAagaaaatttgcttaataaacaTAATAGAAGCAAAGCAAAAATTGTAGAGCATTTGAATGAAAACTAGCTGAAATTTTTCATTGACAAAGCATTGGCAAgttgccattacatatatcacacTTGAGTTAATCTTACAAATCAAAAATACTACCTAATCACTTACCTAACACCACTTAAAACATTGGAAATTGTTAATCAGCTTGCATAAGTTACATTGCTGAATTTTCAGCCAATCAACATCAAAAAATTACATCAAAAGTTTACCAACTAAGTTCTACAAGAACTAAGTcacaaaatataaacttaaaccAACAAAATAAGTTGAAATTGGACAACATTCACGAGCTTTAGTTGCTGCCTTCAAGTGCTGCTTCTTTACTGTATGTGGCTTGCATGTGTTGCATGGAAGCTAACTTCAACACTCCTCATTAGTTTCCATGCTTGTAACACCTAGCTGCTTCCTTAATTTTACAAACCTTGACACATTAAGTGCCTTTGTAAAAATATTTGCAATTTGCTCCTCCGAATTGCAATGAACCAGCTCGATTTCATGAGCTTACTCCATTTCCCTTATCACATGTAGCTTGATATTAAAATGCTTTGTTCTACCATGGAAAacaggattctttgcaattgcaacagcagacttGTTATCACAATAAATCTCTGTTGCTCTTTCTTGGTCTAGGTTCAAATCAACTAggatttttctaagccatatggcttgatttacagcagctgcagcagcaacatattcagcttctgctgTTGATTGTGCCACAAGGTTTTGCTTCTTagagctccagcaaaacatgctTGAGCCAAGGCTAAAAGCATATCCAGATGTGCTCTTCATATCATCACATgaaccagcccagtcactatcagcaTAGCCTATTAGCTTCATGCTTTTAGCCCTTTTTAACAACACACCATGGCCAATGGTGCCTTTGATGTACCTCAGCACTCTTTTAGCTGCCTGAAAGTGCTGATCATTGCAACAATTCATAAATCTTGACAGCACACTAACAGCAAACATGATGTCAGGTCTGGTTGCTGTCAAATACAGCAGGCTACCAATAAGGCTCTTGTACATTGTCTCACAGACTGTCTCACCAGTTTCTTGGCTCGATAGTTTCATGTCAACTGCCATTGGTGTGCTAGTTGGCTTGCAGTTCTTCATTGAAAACTTGTTCAAAATCTTCATAGTAAAGGATTTCTGACTGAGAAAGATTCATTCTCCAATTTGCATCACCTCCATTCCAAGGAAGTAATTCATATTTCCcaaatcagacatttcaaacatctTCATCATTTTATCTTTGAAGTTATCCAGCATAACATTGTCTTCTCCTGTCACCaagagatcatcaacataaagggaGAAGATGAGCTGTGTTTCAGCTTGATTCTTCTTGACATACAATGTTGGTTCACTGACACTTCTCTCAAATCCCAAACTGATTAAATAGTtgtcaattcgagcataccaggctctAGGGGCTTGCTTCAAGCCATATAAAGCCTTTTTCAGCTTGTACATCATGTGTTCTTTGCCAGATACAACAAATCTTTAAGGCTGGTCAACATAAATTCTTCCTTCAGAAAGCCATTAAGGAATGCAGACTTCACATCTAGTTGATGAATGGTCCACTGCTTTTGAGCAGCCAGAGCAACTATCATTCTGACTGTGTCAAGCTTGGCTACTGGTGCAAAAGTCTCCATGTAGTCTAAGCCATACCTTTGGCTGAAACCTTTAACAACAAGCCTAGCTTTCAACTTGTTTATACTGCCATTAGCATTCTGTTttgctcgatagacccattttactccaatGGTCTTCATTTCAGCAGGCTTTTCAACTAGCTCCCATGTCTGGTTCTTTTGAATCATGTTGATCTCATCAACCATAGCTTGCTTCCAACCTTCATCAGCTTTAGTTTCTTCAAAACTACTTGGTTCTACTATGGCAACATGTGCTCTCTCATAAATTTCATCCAAGAGTCTTGTACCCCTGACAGGCACATCATCAATGTCTATTTGAGGACCAAAATGCTCGGGTTCAGTCTGATCAGGCATTAACTCTTCTGAAACAGCTTCTGGCTTatttttctcccaattccagcaTGTCTTTTCATCAAAGATCACATCTCTGCTCACTTGAATCTTGTTTGTTGAGGGATCTAAGATCCTGAAACCTTTCTTAACTAAACTATACCCTACTAGGATACCTGGCTGGGCCCTTTTTGACAGCTTATCTCTCTTCACTGAtggtatttgtgcataacacaggcaaccaaaGACTTTCAGATGAGCCAACGATGGCTTGAATCTAAACCATGCTTCAAAAGGTGTCTTGTGAGCAAGTGCCTTGGTTGGAAGTCTATTCTGAAGGTAaacagcagtgtttactgcctcagcccacatggtTTTGGGCAATTTCTTCTCAAACAACAGACACCTGGCCATATCTATCAAGCTTCTATTTTTTTTCACTGACTCAATTTTTTGGGGGAGTATAAACTTTAGTTAGCTAGtgtttgataccagcatcattgTAAATGGCTTTAAACTGAACTAAGGTGTACTTAGTTCCATTGTCTGATCTTACAGACTTTAATTTGCATCATGTTTCTGTTTCAACTGCAACTTTAAACTTCAtaaacacttgagctacctcaaACTTGTGTTTCATGAAGAAAATCCAGCAATATCTAGTACAATTatcaatgaaaagaatgaaatacCTATTTTTGTTAAGTGATTCAGTCTTCATTAGGCCACACACATCAATGTGCACCAGCTGCAGCCTTTCTATGGCTCTCCATGCTGTGTTTGCAGGAAATCGCAGTCTTGCTTGTTTTCCTAGCTGGCATACCTCACAAACTTCATCATTCTTCACTGAGTTGGTAAAATTTTCAGCCAAACCTTCACTTATCATCTGAGCCATTGATATGAAGTTGGCATGTCCgagcctttgatgccaaagcttggaatcATCAGCAGAGGCTGTGTAAACTGACTTTGAGTCATTTGGCCAATGAACCTTAAAGCATTTGTCAGTCATGGTGACTGTCATGAAacttgatccacttggatcagcaATCTAACACTGCTCGCCCTTGAACACAATTAAGTAGCCTTTCTCAAGTagttgagctatgctgagaaggttttTGTCAATCTCAAGCACTAATAGCACATTCGAGATGACTTTGTTGCATGTGGGAGTGTATATCAACACATCCCCCTTTCCTTCTGCCTTTAGAAACTGACCATTGCCAACTTTGACTTTAGTTTTGCAGCTTCTGTCTAAGGCCTTGAACAAGgatgcatctggtgacatgtggttagtaCAGCCACTGTCCAATAACCAGCCTTTTGAACACTTCTTCTCAGCAGCTGAGCAAGACACAACAAAGACCTGTTCTTCATGGTCACTGATGTCTTCAGCTACCCGAACCACTTCACTTTTCTGTTGTGAGTGAGTCTGCTTAGGCCTGCCTTTGTTTTTGCAGACCTTTTCAACATGCCCCTTCTTCTTGCAATATTGACATAGAGCATCTAGTCTAAACCAGCATCTTTCTTCTGGATGACCAGACCTCTTGCAATACCTGCAGGGTTGGTCACTGCTtcttgcagcatcaggcttaggtcTGTTTTTCCAGAACTTTTTGCCTTTATTAACATTGGTGTTCGAGGCCTCTCTAGCTTTGGCTTGAAAATCACCTTCTTGAAAGTCTTCAACTCTGCTAGCTCTTCTTTTCTCTTGAGTATAGAAAGTGTTTATTAACTCAGTCAAAGATATGCTAGCTAGGTCTCTTGAATCCTCTAAAGAGGATATCTTTGCCTCATACCTTTCAGGTAAGGTAAAGAGGACTTTCTCCACTATCCTTGCTTCATCAAACTACTTACCAATGAGCCTTGTGCTGTTGACCACAACCATGATTATATCTGCATACTGCTTTACAGTTTTTTCTTCCctcatcttcaaattttcaaaatctcttCTCAAATTCAACAGTTGTTGTTGCCTTGTCCTTTATGTGCCTTGAAACTCCTCATTGAGCTTATCCTTGGCCTGCTTTGGAGTTTCACAAGCCATAattctggtgaagatgacatcAGACACACAATTCTGAATACATCACATAGCTTTGTGCCTCTTGGccctctcatcagcatgttgtctaatctgagctactgtgggattgaccctcagtggtgctggctcagcatcagtgttgacaacttcccacagatcaagggcctgcaggtaagtcttcatcttga from the Gossypium hirsutum isolate 1008001.06 chromosome D09, Gossypium_hirsutum_v2.1, whole genome shotgun sequence genome contains:
- the LOC121220777 gene encoding uncharacterized protein; the encoded protein is MREEKTVKQYADIIMVVVNSTRLIEKRRASRVEDFQEGDFQAKAREASNTNVNKGKKFWKNRPKPDAARSSDQPCRYCKRSGHPEERCWFRLDALCQYCKKKGHVEKVCKNKGRPKQTHSQQKSEVVRVAEDISDHEEQVFVVSCSAAEKKCSKGWLLDSGCTNHMSPDASLFKALDRSCKTKVKVGNGQFLKAEGKGDVLIYTPTCNKVISNVLLVLEIDKNLLSIAQLLEKGYLIVFKGEQC